From Phenylobacterium montanum, the proteins below share one genomic window:
- a CDS encoding LL-diaminopimelate aminotransferase, with product MTHDFHRIRRLPPYVFEEVNRIKAGLRAKGVDIIDFGMGNPDMPTPKHIVDKLVETVKRPKTHGYSASKGIPGLRRAMAGYYDRRFGVKLNPDTEVIATLGSKEGFANLAQALTAPGDVIICPNPAYPIHAYGFIMAGGVIRHVPALSPEEYLAGISRAVKHSVPPPSVLIVSYPSNPTAQWVGLDFYKDVIALAKKHDMLVLSDIAYSEIYFDDNPPPSILEVEGAKDVAVEVNSLSKTFAMAGWRVGMVVGNARICAALARVKSYLDYGAFTPIQVAAAAALNGPADCIDEIRGIYKSRRDVLVSSMQRAGWEIPNPPASMFAWAPIPEPFREAGSMLFSKLLVEEAGVAVAPGLGFGEYGEGYVRIGLVENEHRIRQAARNVKKFLQQSGQILSRAREELPAAAK from the coding sequence ATGACCCACGATTTCCATCGCATCCGGCGCCTGCCGCCCTACGTCTTTGAAGAGGTCAACCGAATCAAGGCGGGCCTGAGGGCCAAGGGCGTCGACATCATCGATTTCGGCATGGGCAATCCCGACATGCCGACCCCCAAGCACATCGTCGACAAGCTGGTCGAGACGGTGAAACGGCCCAAGACCCACGGCTACTCCGCCTCGAAGGGTATTCCGGGCCTGCGCCGCGCCATGGCCGGCTACTACGACCGCCGCTTCGGCGTGAAACTGAATCCCGACACCGAGGTGATCGCCACCCTGGGCTCCAAGGAGGGCTTCGCCAACCTGGCCCAGGCCCTCACTGCGCCGGGCGACGTGATCATCTGCCCGAACCCGGCCTATCCGATCCACGCCTACGGCTTCATCATGGCCGGCGGGGTGATCCGCCACGTGCCGGCCCTGTCGCCCGAGGAGTATCTGGCGGGCATCAGCCGGGCGGTGAAGCATTCGGTGCCGCCGCCGAGCGTCTTGATCGTGTCCTATCCCTCGAACCCGACCGCCCAATGGGTCGGCCTCGACTTCTACAAGGACGTGATCGCGCTGGCGAAGAAGCACGACATGCTGGTGCTGTCGGACATCGCCTATTCCGAGATCTATTTCGACGACAACCCGCCGCCCTCGATTCTCGAGGTCGAGGGGGCCAAGGACGTGGCGGTCGAGGTCAATTCCCTGTCCAAGACCTTCGCCATGGCCGGCTGGCGCGTCGGCATGGTCGTCGGCAACGCCCGCATCTGCGCGGCCCTGGCCCGGGTGAAGTCCTATCTGGACTACGGCGCCTTCACCCCGATCCAGGTGGCGGCGGCCGCAGCGCTGAACGGGCCCGCCGACTGCATCGACGAGATCCGCGGCATCTACAAGTCTCGGCGCGATGTGCTGGTCTCATCGATGCAGCGCGCGGGCTGGGAGATTCCCAATCCGCCGGCCTCGATGTTCGCCTGGGCGCCGATTCCCGAGCCGTTCCGCGAGGCCGGCTCGATGCTGTTCTCCAAGCTTCTGGTCGAGGAGGCGGGCGTGGCGGTCGCTCCCGGCCTTGGCTTCGGGGAGTACGGCGAAGGCTATGTGCGCATCGGACTGGTGGAGAACGAGCACCGTATCCGTCAGGCGGCGCGCAACGTGAAGAAATTCCTGCAACAGTCGGGGCAGATCCTCAGCCGGGCGCGCGAGGAACTGCCGGCGGCGGCGAAATAG
- the phaC gene encoding class I poly(R)-hydroxyalkanoic acid synthase, which produces MPTKPTSKAATAAKGAKTAKPKAAAKPAARAAKAVAEAAPKPKTAAKPAKAPPPKPAAAAAPPPEPPRAAPEAKPAAGATLMDFLSSDQRQALESISANLARAALTAQGAFAEAAMRQADRPAALSPDPFNVAPALSEVMGRLAAQPDRLMRAQADLFARYTDLWRTASRRALDGSAESVVEPAKGDKRFADPGWSDNPMFDVMKQSYLLTSNWLNDLVSGVDGVDPLAKRRVEFFTKMLTDAFSPSNFLISNPAALKEIAETKGESLVRGMENFAADLARGEGQLSISQTDFEKFKVGDNVATAPGKVVFQNDIIQLLQFSPSTDKVHEIPLLIFPPWINKFYILDLRPENSMIRWLAAQGFTVFVASWVNPDAKLATKTFEDYMIEGVYAASQAVMTQCKVKEVNTVGYCIGGTLLSCSLAYMAAKGDKRIKSATFFAAQQDFSEAGDLLLFTDDNWLATVEKQMDEGGGVLSGAAMADTFNALRANDLIWSFFVNNYLMGKEPKPFDLLYWNSDQTRMPKTLHLFYLREFYQKNRLAKGELVLGGETLDMGKVKIPVFVQSSKEDHIAPMRSVYKGAKLFGGPTTFMMAGSGHIAGVINAPVANKYQHWTNPALPATPDEWIKGAEEHPGSWWPYWAKWLAERSGPMVAARDPAKGPLKPIEDAPGSFVKVKS; this is translated from the coding sequence ATGCCGACCAAGCCGACCTCCAAAGCCGCAACCGCCGCCAAGGGGGCCAAGACCGCCAAGCCGAAAGCGGCTGCGAAGCCAGCGGCCAGGGCGGCGAAAGCGGTCGCCGAGGCGGCGCCCAAGCCAAAGACGGCTGCGAAGCCGGCCAAGGCTCCGCCGCCCAAGCCGGCCGCCGCCGCAGCCCCGCCGCCAGAGCCGCCCAGGGCCGCGCCCGAGGCCAAGCCGGCCGCCGGCGCCACGCTGATGGACTTCCTCAGCAGCGACCAGCGCCAGGCGCTCGAATCGATCTCCGCCAACCTGGCCCGCGCCGCCCTGACCGCCCAGGGAGCCTTCGCCGAGGCGGCCATGCGCCAGGCCGACCGGCCTGCGGCCCTGTCGCCCGACCCCTTCAACGTCGCTCCCGCCCTCAGCGAGGTGATGGGCCGCCTCGCCGCCCAGCCGGATCGGCTGATGCGGGCTCAGGCGGACCTGTTCGCCCGCTATACCGACCTATGGCGCACCGCCTCGCGCCGCGCGCTCGACGGTTCGGCGGAATCGGTGGTCGAGCCGGCCAAGGGCGACAAGCGGTTCGCCGATCCGGGCTGGTCGGACAATCCGATGTTCGACGTGATGAAGCAGTCCTACCTTTTGACCTCGAACTGGCTGAACGATCTGGTCTCCGGCGTCGACGGGGTGGATCCCCTGGCCAAGCGTCGCGTCGAGTTCTTCACCAAGATGCTGACCGACGCCTTTTCGCCGTCGAATTTCTTGATCTCCAACCCTGCGGCGCTGAAAGAGATCGCCGAGACCAAGGGCGAAAGCCTGGTGCGCGGCATGGAGAACTTCGCCGCCGACCTCGCCCGCGGCGAGGGTCAGCTGTCGATCAGCCAGACCGACTTCGAGAAGTTCAAGGTCGGCGACAACGTCGCCACCGCCCCGGGCAAGGTGGTGTTCCAGAACGACATCATCCAGCTGCTGCAGTTCTCGCCCTCGACCGACAAGGTGCACGAGATCCCGCTGCTGATCTTCCCGCCCTGGATCAACAAGTTCTATATCCTGGACCTTCGGCCCGAAAACTCGATGATCCGCTGGCTGGCCGCCCAGGGCTTCACCGTGTTCGTGGCCTCATGGGTCAACCCGGACGCCAAACTCGCGACCAAGACCTTCGAGGACTACATGATCGAAGGGGTTTACGCCGCCAGCCAGGCGGTGATGACCCAGTGCAAGGTCAAGGAGGTCAACACCGTCGGCTACTGCATCGGCGGCACCCTGCTCTCCTGCTCCCTGGCCTATATGGCGGCCAAGGGGGACAAGCGAATCAAGTCGGCCACCTTCTTCGCCGCCCAGCAGGACTTCAGCGAGGCGGGCGATCTTCTGCTGTTCACCGACGACAACTGGCTGGCGACGGTGGAGAAGCAGATGGACGAGGGCGGCGGGGTCCTTTCCGGCGCCGCCATGGCCGACACCTTCAACGCCCTGCGGGCCAACGACCTGATCTGGTCGTTCTTCGTCAACAACTACCTGATGGGCAAGGAGCCCAAGCCCTTCGACCTGCTCTACTGGAATTCCGACCAGACCAGGATGCCCAAGACCCTGCACCTGTTCTACCTGCGCGAGTTCTATCAGAAGAACAGACTGGCCAAGGGCGAGCTGGTGCTGGGCGGCGAGACGCTGGACATGGGCAAGGTCAAGATTCCCGTGTTCGTGCAGTCCTCCAAAGAGGACCACATCGCCCCCATGCGCTCGGTCTACAAGGGCGCAAAGCTGTTCGGCGGGCCGACCACCTTCATGATGGCGGGCTCGGGGCACATCGCCGGGGTGATCAACGCGCCCGTGGCCAATAAGTACCAGCACTGGACAAACCCCGCCCTGCCCGCCACGCCCGACGAATGGATCAAGGGGGCCGAGGAGCATCCGGGGTCCTGGTGGCCCTATTGGGCAAAGTGGCTGGCCGAACGCTCCGGGCCGATGGTGGCGGCGCGGGATCCGGCCAAGGGCCCCTTGAAGCCGATCGAGGACGCGCCGGGGAGCTTCGTGAAGGTGAAGAGCTAG